A single window of Archangium gephyra DNA harbors:
- a CDS encoding LysR substrate-binding domain-containing protein, translating into MQDLNDLFFFTEVVAWGGFSQAARALRQPKSKLSRRVAQLEERLGVRLIERSSRRFRVTEVGQAFYEHCRNVMTEVQRAEEAVAATQGEPHGLVRFSCPLGMMEVVSPLLADFLARHPRVNLQVVATNRRVDLIHERIDVALRVRTTLDSDAALILRTLGRSRRILVAGATLVPRLGDIRDVARLASWPTLSASEEAGQDVWELVGPEERTVSVRHEPRLMCGDFGALREAALAGQGVALLPEHTCAPALRSGQLVQVLPDWHAPDGTVHLVYTSRRGLPPPVAALIDHLSERFRALWPLMNVP; encoded by the coding sequence ATGCAGGATCTCAATGATCTGTTCTTCTTCACCGAGGTCGTCGCCTGGGGAGGGTTCTCGCAGGCCGCCCGGGCGCTGCGGCAGCCCAAGTCGAAGCTCAGCCGCCGGGTAGCCCAGCTCGAGGAGCGGCTCGGCGTCAGGCTCATCGAGCGGTCGTCCCGCCGCTTCCGCGTCACCGAGGTGGGGCAGGCCTTCTACGAGCATTGCCGCAACGTCATGACGGAGGTGCAGCGGGCCGAGGAGGCGGTGGCCGCGACCCAGGGCGAGCCCCATGGGCTCGTCCGGTTCAGCTGTCCCCTGGGGATGATGGAGGTGGTGTCGCCGCTGCTGGCCGACTTCCTGGCGCGCCATCCCCGGGTGAACCTGCAGGTGGTGGCCACCAACCGGCGGGTGGACCTCATCCACGAGCGGATCGACGTCGCGCTCCGGGTGCGCACCACGCTGGACTCCGATGCGGCGCTCATCCTGCGCACGCTCGGGCGCAGCCGCCGCATCCTCGTCGCGGGCGCCACGCTGGTTCCGCGGCTCGGGGACATCCGGGACGTGGCCCGGCTCGCCTCGTGGCCCACCCTGAGCGCGAGCGAGGAAGCGGGCCAGGATGTCTGGGAGCTGGTGGGACCCGAGGAGCGGACCGTCTCCGTGCGCCACGAGCCGCGGCTGATGTGTGGAGACTTCGGTGCCTTGCGCGAGGCGGCGCTGGCGGGGCAGGGCGTCGCGCTGCTGCCCGAGCACACCTGCGCGCCCGCGCTGCGCTCCGGCCAGCTCGTCCAGGTGCTTCCGGACTGGCACGCCCCGGACGGCACCGTCCATCTCGTCTACACCTCCCGCCGCGGTCTGCCGCCGCCCGTGGCCGCGTTGATCGACCACCTCTCCGAGCGTTTCCGCGCACTTTGGCCGCTGATGAACGTGCCCTGA
- a CDS encoding HD domain-containing protein encodes MQQIIDFILELDKLKGVTRKTRPLGLERYENSAEHSWQIAMLAASLAPHAGSPIDINRVVRMLLVHDIGEIDTGDTLVYAEGDWKERKAAELAAVKRIFGLLPEQQGAAFLALWEEFETGETPEARFAHAVDRAMPVLLNLANAGQSWRENGVSHERVVRRIAPPIKAGCPALWDYLEGRLEEARQKGWFGA; translated from the coding sequence ATGCAACAGATCATCGACTTCATCCTGGAACTCGACAAGCTCAAGGGAGTGACGCGCAAGACCCGTCCGCTGGGGCTCGAGCGCTATGAGAACTCCGCGGAGCACAGTTGGCAGATCGCGATGCTGGCCGCCTCCCTGGCGCCCCATGCCGGGTCCCCCATCGACATCAACCGGGTGGTCCGCATGCTGCTGGTGCACGACATCGGCGAGATCGATACCGGGGACACGCTGGTGTACGCCGAGGGGGATTGGAAGGAGCGCAAGGCGGCCGAGCTGGCGGCGGTGAAACGCATCTTCGGGCTGCTGCCGGAGCAGCAGGGCGCGGCCTTCCTGGCGCTGTGGGAGGAGTTCGAGACAGGGGAGACGCCGGAAGCCCGCTTCGCCCATGCCGTGGACCGGGCCATGCCGGTCCTGCTGAACCTGGCCAACGCGGGGCAGAGCTGGCGCGAGAACGGCGTCAGCCATGAGCGGGTGGTGCGCCGCATCGCTCCGCCCATCAAGGCCGGCTGCCCGGCCCTGTGGGACTATCTGGAAGGCCGTCTCGAGGAGGCCCGCCAGAAGGGGTGGTTCGGCGCCTGA
- a CDS encoding transglutaminase domain-containing protein encodes MTWKLRAACLGSSHQAMRGILASMRTSLFPLLALPGFPLSEHEPLAQGFLALGLRSFEDAARYVWELPHGRNSDRADFRLVLPEGRGTCSTKHALLAALARAHGQPVHLTLGIYEMHERNTPGVGAVLEREGLSGIPEAHCYLVVHQRRVDLTRKEPPGGSIAALAVFFTEERIEPEDIGAPKEEKHRAFIRTWAARRKLDPERIWRVREACIAALGESR; translated from the coding sequence ATGACGTGGAAGCTGCGCGCGGCGTGTCTGGGGTCCTCCCATCAGGCCATGCGAGGTATCCTGGCGTCCATGCGGACGTCCCTCTTTCCCCTGCTGGCGCTCCCCGGATTTCCGCTGTCGGAGCACGAGCCCCTGGCCCAAGGCTTCCTCGCGCTCGGGCTGCGGAGTTTCGAGGACGCGGCACGGTATGTCTGGGAACTGCCCCACGGGCGTAATTCGGACCGGGCGGACTTCCGCCTCGTCCTGCCGGAAGGGCGAGGCACCTGCAGCACCAAGCATGCCCTGCTGGCCGCCCTGGCTCGCGCGCACGGACAGCCCGTCCACCTGACTCTCGGTATCTACGAGATGCACGAGCGCAACACGCCGGGGGTGGGAGCCGTGCTCGAGCGCGAGGGCCTGTCGGGCATTCCCGAGGCGCACTGCTACCTGGTCGTGCACCAGCGCCGTGTGGATCTCACGCGCAAGGAGCCCCCCGGCGGGTCCATTGCCGCCCTGGCCGTCTTCTTCACCGAGGAACGGATTGAGCCGGAGGACATCGGCGCTCCCAAGGAGGAGAAGCACCGGGCCTTCATCCGGACCTGGGCCGCCCGGCGGAAGTTGGACCCCGAGCGCATCTGGCGTGTGCGAGAGGCGTGCATCGCCGCGCTGGGCGAGTCGCGCTGA
- a CDS encoding cytochrome P450, giving the protein MSLQTPSQSPSVSFAPDAPGYVLDPYPALAELRTKAPLYYWPEGRAWLLSRYEDATAVLRDARRFSPNRDEWEFAAIAGSAALIPELAELNKGGLFALSGSDHARVRKLVSPALTPRAIERLRPELQAVVDDILNDLAGRDTLNVVKDISDRIPPRVIGSMLKIPKGRETLFQRFTEAAIKSFLPGLLRPEEVPSLREDVREGIALVRETIEDRRRNPLPDDILTTLIQTEEQGDRLNTSELLSLVAALIVGGFETTVHLIGFTVYNVLKRPELLTQVKAEPELLKGVIEEVLRFDNFGKLGIARYALEDVELGGVTIKKGQMVLVLLNSALRDESVFPKADVFDVRRNTNASIAFGHGMHFCLGASLARLEVQIAVETLLKRFPALRLVKEPSFGPHPVIRKMESLEVQLNQQ; this is encoded by the coding sequence ATGTCGCTTCAGACGCCTTCCCAGTCCCCCTCCGTGTCTTTCGCGCCGGACGCACCCGGCTACGTCCTCGATCCCTATCCCGCGCTCGCGGAGCTGCGCACGAAGGCGCCCCTGTACTACTGGCCGGAAGGCCGGGCCTGGCTGCTCTCGCGGTATGAGGACGCCACCGCCGTGCTCCGGGACGCCAGGCGCTTCTCGCCCAACCGGGATGAGTGGGAGTTCGCCGCGATCGCGGGGTCCGCGGCGCTGATCCCCGAGCTGGCGGAGCTCAACAAGGGAGGGCTCTTCGCGCTGTCGGGTTCGGATCACGCCCGGGTGCGCAAGCTCGTCAGCCCGGCGCTCACGCCGCGCGCCATCGAGCGGTTGCGGCCGGAGCTCCAGGCCGTCGTCGATGACATCCTGAACGACCTGGCGGGCCGGGACACCCTCAACGTGGTCAAGGACATCTCGGACCGCATTCCGCCCCGGGTGATCGGCTCCATGCTGAAGATCCCCAAGGGCCGCGAGACGCTGTTCCAGCGCTTCACGGAGGCGGCGATCAAGAGCTTCCTGCCCGGACTGCTCCGCCCGGAGGAGGTGCCCTCGCTGCGTGAGGATGTCCGGGAGGGCATCGCCCTGGTGCGCGAGACGATCGAGGACCGGCGCCGCAACCCGCTGCCGGATGACATCCTCACCACGCTCATCCAGACGGAGGAGCAGGGGGATCGGCTCAACACCTCGGAGCTGTTGTCGCTGGTGGCCGCGCTCATCGTGGGCGGCTTCGAGACCACGGTGCACCTCATCGGCTTCACGGTCTACAACGTGCTCAAGCGGCCCGAGCTGCTCACGCAGGTCAAGGCCGAGCCCGAGCTGCTCAAGGGCGTCATCGAGGAGGTGCTGCGCTTCGACAACTTCGGCAAGCTGGGCATCGCCCGCTACGCGCTCGAGGACGTGGAGCTGGGCGGGGTGACCATCAAGAAGGGCCAGATGGTGCTCGTCCTGCTCAACAGCGCGCTGCGTGACGAGAGCGTGTTCCCGAAGGCGGATGTCTTCGACGTGCGCCGCAACACCAACGCGAGCATCGCCTTCGGCCACGGCATGCACTTCTGCCTGGGCGCGAGCCTGGCGCGGCTCGAGGTGCAGATCGCCGTGGAGACGCTCCTCAAGCGCTTCCCGGCCCTGCGGCTGGTGAAGGAGCCCTCGTTCGGGCCCCACCCGGTCATCCGCAAGATGGAGTCGCTCGAGGTCCAGCTGAACCAGCAGTAA
- a CDS encoding extensin-like domain-containing protein, translating into MALFRDEEGNFYNIPNEELQKYKVEGEVPETERLTGQEARRAETPKQGTAYFWDSLGARPAPAYFWDPGTRPSAAYFWDKAPAPLSTSGGAPRPMPAHNYEAGANLGAAYNYASPAQAPSAAYNYASPRPMPAHNYEAGANLGAAYNYASPAQAPSAAYNYASPAPSAAYNYAAPAQAPSAAYNYASPAPSAAYNYASPAPSAAYNYASPAPSAAYNYAAPAQAPSAAYNYASPAPSAAYNYASPARTASAAYNWTTPTGPAPAYYWGDVPTRR; encoded by the coding sequence ATGGCGCTGTTTCGCGACGAAGAAGGCAATTTCTACAACATCCCCAATGAAGAGCTGCAGAAGTACAAGGTGGAGGGCGAAGTGCCGGAGACCGAGCGGCTGACGGGACAGGAAGCACGGCGCGCGGAGACGCCCAAGCAGGGTACCGCCTATTTCTGGGACTCGCTTGGCGCGCGGCCCGCTCCCGCCTACTTCTGGGACCCTGGCACACGGCCCTCCGCCGCCTACTTCTGGGACAAGGCTCCCGCTCCGCTTTCCACCAGTGGAGGCGCCCCCCGGCCGATGCCGGCCCACAACTATGAGGCTGGCGCCAACCTCGGAGCCGCCTACAACTACGCCTCTCCGGCTCAGGCGCCGAGCGCCGCCTACAACTACGCCTCTCCCCGGCCGATGCCGGCCCACAACTATGAGGCTGGTGCCAATCTCGGAGCCGCCTACAACTACGCCTCTCCGGCCCAGGCTCCGAGCGCTGCCTACAACTACGCCTCTCCTGCGCCGAGCGCTGCGTACAACTACGCGGCTCCGGCCCAGGCTCCGAGCGCTGCGTACAACTACGCCTCTCCGGCTCCGAGCGCCGCGTACAACTACGCCTCTCCCGCTCCGAGCGCTGCGTACAACTACGCCTCTCCCGCTCCGAGCGCTGCGTACAACTACGCGGCTCCGGCCCAGGCTCCGAGCGCGGCCTACAACTACGCCTCTCCGGCTCCGAGCGCCGCGTACAACTACGCCTCTCCGGCGCGGACGGCGAGCGCCGCCTACAACTGGACGACTCCCACCGGGCCGGCTCCCGCCTATTACTGGGGGGATGTGCCCACCCGGCGCTGA
- a CDS encoding alpha/beta fold hydrolase — MVTVVVAAVVLVSAALGYRALRQQRVARTLLIEVPPGIAEERFVRLGGIEQWVSLRGEDARNPVLLVLHGGPGSPYSLFTPALRCWEKDFTVVQWDRRGAGKTLARNGKEGSGEMSFRRMQEDALELCAFLDERLPGRERILLASSAGTLLGLPLVRARPDLFAAYVGTDFNVGVAASEQVAHAETLAWAAKHGSRAEVAWLSRMGADPSRWDVASYNRLMRLRDRTTRDGRGMAAIFPPLMLFSPAHGLRELGAIVEGLGFCTERLFAEMVAFDAHAVAPRVELPFFVFQGDSDVHTPASVAAAYCEALEAPLKHFERMADSGHLGAFVRPERFLELLRRHVLPVVNGRGAQVRA, encoded by the coding sequence ATGGTGACGGTCGTCGTCGCAGCAGTCGTCCTCGTCTCGGCCGCGCTCGGCTACCGGGCCCTGCGTCAGCAGCGGGTCGCGCGCACGCTTCTCATCGAGGTGCCTCCGGGCATCGCCGAGGAGCGGTTCGTGCGCCTCGGGGGAATCGAGCAGTGGGTCAGCCTTCGTGGGGAGGACGCACGCAATCCCGTGCTCCTGGTGCTTCACGGGGGACCGGGCTCGCCCTACTCGCTCTTCACCCCGGCCCTGCGCTGCTGGGAGAAGGACTTCACCGTCGTGCAGTGGGACAGGCGGGGTGCTGGAAAGACGCTCGCGCGCAACGGCAAGGAGGGGAGTGGTGAGATGAGCTTCAGGCGCATGCAGGAGGACGCCCTCGAGCTGTGCGCGTTCCTCGACGAGCGGCTGCCGGGCCGCGAGCGGATCCTCCTCGCCAGCTCCGCGGGAACGCTGTTGGGGCTGCCGCTCGTGCGGGCGCGGCCAGACCTCTTCGCGGCGTACGTGGGCACGGACTTCAACGTGGGCGTGGCCGCGAGCGAGCAGGTGGCCCACGCGGAGACGCTCGCCTGGGCGGCGAAGCACGGGAGCCGCGCCGAGGTCGCCTGGCTGTCGCGGATGGGGGCGGATCCCAGCCGCTGGGACGTGGCCTCCTACAATCGCCTGATGCGGCTGCGAGACCGGACGACCCGGGATGGCCGGGGCATGGCGGCCATCTTCCCGCCCCTCATGCTCTTCTCACCAGCGCATGGACTGCGAGAGCTGGGGGCGATCGTCGAGGGCCTGGGCTTCTGCACGGAGCGGCTCTTCGCCGAGATGGTGGCGTTCGACGCGCACGCGGTGGCCCCCAGGGTCGAGCTTCCCTTCTTCGTGTTCCAGGGAGACTCGGATGTCCACACGCCCGCTTCCGTCGCGGCGGCGTACTGCGAGGCGCTCGAGGCGCCCCTCAAGCACTTCGAGCGGATGGCCGATTCGGGCCACCTCGGCGCCTTCGTCCGGCCCGAGCGGTTCCTCGAGCTGCTTCGCCGGCACGTGCTCCCTGTCGTCAACGGGAGGGGGGCCCAGGTGCGGGCCTAG
- a CDS encoding enoyl-CoA hydratase/isomerase family protein encodes MSTPSTAVLLEVEGAVATLTLNDSARRNAMTPELGEALRGRVAELQQRPEVRAVVLAGAGGAFSAGGDLQMLERLRRVSSEEARTFMLDFYARYLSVLELPVPTVAAVEGAAIGAGLCVALACDLCVVAEDAKLALNFVQLGLHPGMGATYFVPWRAGAQRGAELLLTGRRFDGREAVRLGLALEAAPGSEVLARARKLAAQVAANAPLATRALKRRLAPDRAALQRALEEEARFQAESYGSEDLGEGLAAAAARRAPSFQGR; translated from the coding sequence ATGTCCACTCCGTCCACCGCCGTCCTGCTCGAGGTGGAGGGTGCCGTCGCCACCCTCACGCTGAATGATTCCGCCCGCCGCAACGCCATGACACCCGAGCTCGGGGAGGCGCTGCGGGGCCGGGTGGCCGAGTTGCAGCAACGCCCCGAGGTGAGGGCGGTCGTCCTCGCCGGGGCCGGCGGAGCGTTCTCCGCGGGGGGAGACCTCCAGATGCTCGAGCGGCTGCGCCGGGTGTCGTCGGAGGAGGCGCGCACCTTCATGCTCGACTTCTATGCGCGCTACCTCAGCGTGCTGGAGCTGCCGGTGCCCACGGTGGCCGCGGTGGAGGGAGCGGCGATTGGCGCCGGGCTGTGTGTGGCGCTCGCGTGCGACCTGTGTGTCGTCGCCGAGGACGCGAAGCTCGCGCTCAACTTCGTCCAGCTGGGCCTGCACCCGGGCATGGGGGCGACGTACTTCGTGCCGTGGAGGGCGGGCGCGCAGCGGGGCGCGGAGCTGCTCCTCACGGGCCGCCGCTTCGACGGGCGTGAGGCGGTGCGGCTCGGGCTGGCGCTCGAGGCGGCGCCAGGGTCCGAGGTGCTCGCACGTGCGCGGAAGCTGGCGGCCCAGGTGGCGGCGAATGCTCCGCTGGCCACCCGCGCGCTCAAGCGCAGGCTGGCGCCGGACCGGGCCGCCCTCCAGCGGGCCCTGGAGGAAGAGGCTCGCTTCCAGGCGGAGAGCTACGGGAGCGAGGACCTGGGCGAGGGGCTCGCGGCCGCGGCGGCGCGCAGGGCTCCCAGCTTCCAGGGACGCTGA
- a CDS encoding TIGR02466 family protein, whose product MTYDTLGVMVPPPPPASGLRLHALFPTLVGEADHPDAEALNANLVDYIRWRERQEPDRSPLTTVNHGWQSGLDLLDADVPAIHALKRFINHHVEMFLAEWGRLMHSASAPSSFRYDYRGWAVILRQGGFQHEHIHSRTNLVGVYYAQVPAVPPGVVAGGALSLTDPRGGRLATRAMWDVDRINLQPVAGRLLLFPSFLAHRVEQLLVPGERISINFDVQVDAVSPR is encoded by the coding sequence GTGACCTATGACACGCTCGGAGTCATGGTTCCTCCGCCGCCTCCCGCGTCAGGATTGCGTCTGCATGCGCTGTTTCCCACGCTCGTTGGAGAGGCCGATCACCCCGATGCCGAAGCGCTCAACGCGAATCTGGTGGACTACATCCGGTGGCGTGAACGGCAGGAGCCGGATCGCTCCCCGTTGACCACGGTGAATCATGGATGGCAGTCCGGGTTGGATCTGCTCGATGCGGATGTGCCCGCCATCCATGCGCTGAAGCGCTTCATCAACCACCATGTCGAGATGTTCCTGGCGGAGTGGGGCCGGCTGATGCACTCGGCCTCGGCACCGAGCAGCTTCCGCTATGACTATCGCGGGTGGGCGGTCATCCTGCGCCAGGGGGGCTTCCAGCACGAGCACATCCACTCGCGCACGAACCTGGTGGGCGTCTATTACGCGCAGGTTCCCGCGGTCCCCCCGGGAGTGGTGGCTGGCGGGGCGCTGAGCCTGACGGATCCCCGAGGCGGACGGCTCGCCACCCGCGCGATGTGGGACGTGGATCGCATCAACCTGCAACCCGTTGCGGGCAGGCTGTTGCTCTTTCCCAGCTTCCTGGCGCACCGGGTGGAGCAGTTGCTGGTGCCGGGTGAACGCATCTCCATCAACTTCGATGTGCAGGTAGACGCTGTCAGTCCCCGTTGA
- a CDS encoding glucose 1-dehydrogenase: protein MSNRLQDKVAVITGGTSGIGLATAKRFAAEGAHVFITGRRQAELDAALKELGPRVTGVRGDVSQPADLDRLYERVRREHDHIDILFANAGGGEFAALGSLSEAHIDKTFDINVKGTVFTVQKALPLLRDGASIILTGSTAAIVGSPAFSIYGATKAALRSFARNWMLDLKDRHIRINTLSPGPIRTPGLHGLGKTEEESRAILDSLAASVPMGRLGEPDEVAKAAVFLASEDSSFVNGSELFVDGGMAQI from the coding sequence ATGAGCAACAGACTTCAGGACAAGGTGGCGGTCATCACGGGTGGGACCTCGGGGATCGGGCTGGCGACGGCGAAGCGGTTCGCGGCCGAGGGGGCCCATGTCTTCATCACGGGCCGCCGCCAGGCGGAGCTGGACGCGGCGCTGAAGGAGCTGGGCCCTCGCGTCACGGGGGTGCGTGGCGATGTGTCCCAGCCCGCCGACCTCGATCGCCTCTACGAGCGGGTGCGGCGCGAGCACGACCACATCGACATCCTCTTCGCCAATGCCGGGGGCGGGGAGTTCGCGGCCCTGGGCTCCCTCTCCGAGGCGCACATCGACAAGACCTTCGACATCAACGTCAAGGGCACCGTGTTCACGGTGCAGAAGGCCCTGCCGCTGCTGCGCGACGGCGCGTCGATCATCCTCACGGGCTCGACGGCGGCCATCGTGGGCAGCCCGGCGTTCAGCATCTACGGCGCGACCAAGGCGGCCCTGCGCAGCTTCGCCCGCAACTGGATGCTCGATCTCAAGGACCGGCACATCCGCATCAACACGCTGAGCCCTGGCCCCATCCGGACGCCCGGCCTGCATGGCCTGGGCAAGACGGAGGAGGAATCGCGGGCGATCCTCGACAGCCTGGCGGCCAGTGTCCCCATGGGCCGCCTGGGTGAACCGGACGAGGTGGCCAAGGCCGCGGTGTTCCTCGCCTCGGAGGACAGCAGCTTCGTCAACGGCTCCGAGCTCTTCGTCGATGGCGGCATGGCACAGATCTGA
- a CDS encoding cytochrome P450, giving the protein MEPNAPEAAPHDVRDWRDHAAFFLNLSRLCPDEVVPYMAQGRPAFLINRPEHVTHVLSTAQANYRNPYHPYAELAGLYQPEGSFLLRLGHRAEHRSAYTHQLTRMVESARARFRVLGESSSQGPVEVERELKELLLCVFAQALFGVDVAAESESFVRAVGLLEEVQANHVFARGADTGPLRLRYQQAVEDQQRLVERIVQGSTGMREAVEEAPERHSLVHTAIIRTLLNGYNAMATALGWTLHLLGQHPETQRQVREEALGLEEELLTIRDLPRLRVTRCVVQESLRLYPPAWMLGRHVREEERLGGITLPTGAIISVSPYTMQRHPRVWEEPDAFRPERFLGAESRQPGAYFPFGGGMRSCPAEHSVVGPLQLLVATLVREHQIEPVPGVTVRPRGLVSLRPSPTLRLRFLSLA; this is encoded by the coding sequence ATGGAACCCAACGCTCCCGAGGCCGCGCCCCACGATGTCAGGGATTGGAGGGACCATGCGGCTTTCTTCCTCAACCTGAGCCGTCTCTGTCCGGATGAGGTCGTCCCCTACATGGCGCAAGGGCGGCCGGCCTTCCTCATCAACCGTCCAGAGCACGTCACGCACGTGCTGAGCACGGCCCAGGCCAACTACCGCAATCCCTATCATCCCTATGCGGAGCTGGCCGGGCTCTATCAACCCGAGGGCTCCTTCCTGCTGCGGTTGGGGCACCGCGCCGAGCACCGCTCGGCCTATACGCACCAGCTCACGCGGATGGTGGAGTCCGCGCGTGCACGGTTTCGCGTCCTGGGCGAGTCATCGAGCCAGGGGCCCGTCGAGGTGGAGCGCGAGCTGAAGGAGCTGCTGCTGTGCGTCTTCGCCCAGGCCCTCTTCGGCGTGGACGTGGCCGCGGAGAGCGAGTCCTTCGTCCGGGCGGTAGGTCTCCTCGAGGAGGTCCAGGCCAACCACGTCTTCGCCCGGGGCGCGGACACCGGGCCGCTGCGCCTGCGCTACCAGCAGGCCGTGGAGGACCAGCAGCGGTTGGTGGAGCGTATCGTCCAGGGAAGCACCGGGATGCGCGAGGCCGTGGAGGAAGCACCCGAGCGGCACTCGCTCGTGCACACGGCCATCATCCGCACCCTGCTCAACGGGTACAACGCGATGGCCACGGCGCTGGGTTGGACGCTCCACCTGTTGGGACAACACCCGGAAACCCAACGGCAGGTCCGGGAAGAGGCGCTGGGGCTCGAAGAGGAACTGCTCACGATCAGGGACCTGCCCCGGCTGCGCGTCACCCGCTGCGTGGTGCAGGAGTCGCTGCGGCTCTACCCACCGGCGTGGATGCTCGGGCGCCATGTGCGAGAGGAGGAGCGGCTCGGGGGCATCACCCTTCCCACAGGGGCCATCATTTCCGTCTCGCCGTATACGATGCAGCGTCACCCCCGGGTGTGGGAGGAGCCCGATGCCTTCCGTCCGGAGCGCTTCCTCGGAGCGGAAAGCCGGCAACCGGGAGCGTACTTCCCCTTCGGTGGAGGAATGCGCTCGTGCCCGGCCGAGCATTCCGTGGTGGGCCCGCTGCAGCTCCTGGTGGCCACCCTGGTGAGAGAGCACCAGATCGAGCCGGTGCCAGGAGTCACGGTCCGGCCGCGCGGGCTCGTCTCGCTCCGTCCGTCCCCTACCCTCCGGTTGCGATTCCTGTCCCTGGCTTAG
- a CDS encoding ferredoxin, producing the protein MKIVVDWDRCEANGVCVRAAPESFHLDDKDQLHVLTETVPPELRAKVDKAILGCPKQALSLSED; encoded by the coding sequence ATGAAGATCGTGGTCGATTGGGATCGCTGCGAGGCCAACGGTGTCTGCGTTCGCGCGGCGCCCGAGTCCTTCCACCTGGATGACAAGGATCAGCTGCACGTGCTCACCGAGACGGTGCCCCCCGAGCTGCGCGCCAAGGTGGACAAGGCCATCCTCGGCTGCCCGAAGCAGGCGCTGTCGCTCTCGGAAGACTGA
- a CDS encoding TetR/AcrR family transcriptional regulator: MARKHPVFGDQAASVKLLWKETSAGRRGPKPALTLEQLVDAAIRLADAGGLAALSMEKLAREFGFTPMALYRYVPGKAELIDLMIDRGLGMPPAFEGEATAWRDKLLHWAESMAGVFRRHPWSLEATGHLRVMGPCELAWLEAGMGVLAPAGLTPDECHSACLALVSQIRTSAQFSKAPADGHQAMSGEQWATATRALLETREERYPQLSHVLSERREAGPPESGLTWVLDGIAARIERRKRKPAKGAAKVSNHS, translated from the coding sequence ATGGCCAGGAAGCACCCGGTGTTCGGAGACCAGGCAGCGAGCGTGAAGCTCCTCTGGAAGGAGACGTCAGCCGGCCGCCGCGGCCCGAAGCCGGCACTCACGCTGGAGCAGCTCGTCGACGCGGCCATCCGGCTCGCGGACGCGGGGGGGCTGGCGGCGCTCTCGATGGAGAAGCTCGCCCGCGAGTTCGGCTTCACGCCGATGGCGCTCTATCGCTACGTGCCGGGGAAGGCCGAGCTCATCGACCTGATGATCGACCGGGGGCTCGGAATGCCCCCCGCGTTCGAGGGCGAGGCCACGGCCTGGCGCGACAAGCTCCTGCACTGGGCGGAGTCGATGGCCGGCGTGTTCCGCCGGCACCCGTGGAGCCTCGAGGCGACGGGCCACCTCCGTGTCATGGGGCCCTGCGAGCTGGCCTGGCTCGAGGCGGGCATGGGCGTACTCGCCCCGGCCGGGCTGACGCCCGATGAGTGCCACAGCGCCTGCCTCGCGCTGGTGAGCCAGATCCGCACGAGCGCCCAATTCTCGAAGGCGCCAGCGGATGGACACCAGGCCATGAGCGGCGAGCAGTGGGCCACCGCGACGCGGGCGCTCCTCGAGACGCGAGAGGAGCGCTATCCGCAGTTGAGCCATGTGCTCTCCGAGAGGCGCGAAGCGGGCCCACCCGAGTCGGGACTCACGTGGGTGTTGGACGGAATCGCCGCGCGCATCGAGCGGCGCAAGCGGAAGCCAGCGAAGGGAGCGGCGAAGGTGTCAAACCACTCGTAG